In Paenibacillus guangzhouensis, a single window of DNA contains:
- a CDS encoding SMI1/KNR4 family protein, translated as MELMYEQLKDKLSKENYLKWFPGHGAEEQWIAEVEEELGLSLPPSYRWWLKHYGNAQLHGAYILAVGSPEHREYDDSDMLYIHRLNLAEDWWVSQFPHRIDLFVPDGDELYFFDTSIRDEQGEFPVMRYDLMNDMIDLYAPSFAAFLERLIDETN; from the coding sequence ATGGAACTGATGTATGAGCAATTGAAGGACAAACTGAGTAAGGAAAACTACCTGAAATGGTTTCCTGGCCATGGAGCGGAAGAGCAATGGATTGCGGAAGTGGAAGAGGAGTTAGGGCTCAGCTTGCCTCCGTCTTACCGCTGGTGGTTAAAGCATTATGGCAATGCTCAATTGCACGGCGCGTATATTCTCGCGGTCGGTTCTCCGGAACATCGCGAATATGACGACAGCGACATGCTCTACATCCATCGGTTGAACCTGGCAGAGGATTGGTGGGTCAGCCAGTTCCCTCACCGAATCGACTTGTTCGTTCCGGATGGCGACGAGCTTTATTTCTTTGATACGTCTATCAGAGACGAGCAGGGCGAATTCCCGGTCATGCGTTATGATCTCATGAATGATATGATCGATCTATATGCTCCGTCGTTCGCGGCGTTTCTGGAACGGTTGATCGACGAGACGAATTAA
- a CDS encoding DUF4062 domain-containing protein, with protein sequence MRKKLQVYISSTFSDLIMERQTAVEAILRAGHIPAGVELVYKDRHNMETIKRWINESDVYILILGGLYGTLIPDDSKSYTHWEYDYAGEIGKPRFAFAVTDEALRQKTFDFTETRYYQEFQAFKQSVFEEVPTYHADNEQHIRMVIRDQLPGYARRDDLSGWVSSKDVAEAQRLWAENAELVKENARLNAELEKYK encoded by the coding sequence ATGAGAAAAAAATTGCAAGTTTACATATCGTCGACGTTCTCTGACCTGATCATGGAACGTCAAACCGCCGTAGAAGCTATCCTGAGAGCCGGCCACATCCCTGCTGGCGTAGAGCTAGTCTACAAGGACAGACATAACATGGAGACGATTAAACGGTGGATCAATGAAAGCGATGTCTACATCCTCATTCTCGGTGGGCTGTACGGCACCTTAATTCCGGATGACTCGAAGAGCTATACGCATTGGGAATATGATTATGCTGGAGAAATCGGCAAGCCTCGATTTGCCTTTGCCGTCACGGATGAAGCATTGAGGCAGAAGACATTCGATTTTACCGAAACGCGGTACTATCAAGAGTTCCAAGCATTTAAGCAATCCGTGTTCGAAGAAGTGCCTACCTATCATGCTGATAATGAACAACACATTAGAATGGTGATTCGTGATCAACTGCCTGGGTATGCAAGAAGAGACGATCTATCCGGCTGGGTATCTAGCAAGGATGTCGCAGAAGCGCAAAGATTGTGGGCTGAAAACGCGGAGTTGGTAAAAGAAAATGCCAGGTTGAATGCGGAGTTAGAGAAATACAAGTAA
- a CDS encoding FAD-binding oxidoreductase — translation MVQHRKKTGTQLTGRIVVPGSPSYNRARMEFNRRFDKFPRVIVFCRRTQDVINAVKWARERGVRLRARSGRHSYEGFSSVNGGIIIDVSEMNKVKVDRKKMVAQVQTGNPLARVYRKLWNKRVALPAGTAPDVGVGGLTLGGGIGLLSRKYGLTCDNLKQVKMVVASGRYGAKTIIANKKRHSDLLWASRGGGGGNFGIATSYTFRVRPISTVSIYSITWKWRDLEKVFPTWQRWAPSVTNRLTSTIEVAAKQVGTIVSTGQLLGGAKELRRLIQPLLQAGTPVKVMVRTVPFIEATKFFAASDLNLEPKFKITGAYGFKPLPREGVQIIRDFLSKAPNRHSTVWCQSLGGAGSAVSQVSPTATAYPHRKAETIYELSARWRNDGEQQRNIRWVERFRRALRPFVVGDYVNFPDLKIKNWPKAYYSVNFPRLTRVKRKYDPHNVFRFAQSIPVK, via the coding sequence ATGGTACAACACCGGAAAAAGACAGGCACGCAATTGACCGGCAGGATCGTGGTACCGGGCAGCCCGTCATACAATAGGGCCAGAATGGAGTTCAACAGACGGTTTGACAAATTCCCGCGCGTCATCGTCTTCTGCAGACGGACGCAGGATGTGATCAACGCCGTCAAATGGGCCAGAGAGCGAGGTGTGCGGCTGCGAGCGCGCAGCGGACGGCACAGCTACGAGGGCTTCTCGTCCGTCAATGGCGGGATCATTATCGATGTCAGCGAGATGAATAAGGTGAAGGTGGATCGCAAGAAGATGGTGGCCCAGGTGCAGACGGGTAATCCGCTTGCCCGTGTCTACCGGAAGCTGTGGAATAAGCGCGTAGCCCTTCCGGCAGGGACCGCGCCCGATGTGGGAGTCGGCGGGCTGACGTTAGGCGGAGGAATTGGACTTTTATCGCGCAAATATGGGCTCACCTGCGACAACCTGAAGCAAGTGAAGATGGTCGTCGCTTCCGGACGCTATGGAGCGAAGACGATTATCGCGAATAAGAAGCGGCATAGTGATCTGCTCTGGGCATCGCGAGGTGGTGGGGGAGGCAACTTCGGCATTGCGACCTCGTATACGTTCCGGGTACGACCGATCTCCACGGTCTCCATCTACAGCATTACCTGGAAATGGCGCGATCTGGAGAAGGTGTTCCCGACTTGGCAGCGATGGGCGCCTTCCGTCACGAACCGCTTAACCTCAACCATTGAGGTAGCGGCCAAGCAGGTGGGAACGATCGTATCGACGGGGCAGTTGCTTGGCGGTGCTAAGGAGCTGCGAAGACTCATCCAGCCTTTGCTGCAGGCAGGAACGCCGGTGAAGGTGATGGTGCGGACCGTGCCGTTTATCGAAGCGACCAAGTTTTTTGCCGCATCGGACTTGAATCTAGAGCCGAAGTTCAAAATTACTGGAGCTTATGGGTTTAAGCCTTTGCCTCGCGAAGGTGTACAGATCATCCGTGATTTCCTGTCCAAAGCGCCTAACAGGCATTCTACCGTGTGGTGTCAAAGCTTAGGTGGTGCAGGAAGCGCGGTGAGTCAGGTATCCCCGACGGCAACGGCTTATCCTCATCGGAAGGCAGAGACGATTTATGAGCTGTCGGCACGGTGGCGGAACGATGGCGAGCAGCAGCGAAATATTCGTTGGGTAGAGAGATTCCGTAGAGCGCTGCGACCTTTTGTCGTCGGGGATTACGTGAACTTCCCCGATTTGAAGATCAAAAACTGGCCTAAGGCATATTATAGCGTGAACTTTCCAAGGCTGACGCGGGTCAAGCGGAAATACGATCCCCACAACGTGTTTCGTTTTGCCCAGAGTATCCCGGTGAAGTAA
- a CDS encoding MFS transporter, translating into MNDRVVMPIWMFGVFIVIMNTTMFNVSIPSIIADFHITADLGSWIISSYSIGYALSTMIYSRLSDSVPMRKLLLVGLTILGVSSVFGIFAHDFKFLLAVRILQSAGAGTMAGLGLVMASRYIPYERRGRAIAMISTGSAMAFGFGPIIGGVLSEYFGFNGLFAVTCLILLVLPFLMRLLPKEEPKPLQFDVLGAALTIVNVGALLIAIMQRSLFWLAGSLLSIVVHLWHLRRVKNETFINPELFTRKDYRKLTAVGFCVLVLNLGNLFLMPLALANLSGESEIAIGLIIAPGALLSAVLTRFVGRWIDRYGNIRFLLIGHSILAIVLAVFSFAVQVSPLVILCGYLCFSPSFSATLSSLNNETTRILPKRLIGSGMGLMQLIQFFGGSVSVAVFGMILAMQKSIPLGLAYENVYRILLAVCLLSLVIVVWYTQTASKPEYQS; encoded by the coding sequence ATGAATGACAGAGTTGTGATGCCAATCTGGATGTTTGGCGTATTTATTGTAATTATGAACACGACTATGTTTAACGTGTCGATCCCTAGCATCATTGCGGATTTTCATATCACAGCTGATCTAGGGTCGTGGATTATATCAAGCTACTCCATTGGATATGCCTTATCAACGATGATATATAGCCGTTTGTCCGATAGTGTTCCAATGCGGAAGTTGCTGTTGGTTGGTCTGACAATTCTGGGCGTATCCTCGGTATTCGGTATCTTCGCGCACGACTTTAAATTTCTGCTAGCCGTTCGTATTCTACAATCGGCAGGTGCGGGAACAATGGCAGGTCTGGGATTGGTAATGGCGAGCCGTTATATCCCTTATGAACGGCGGGGAAGAGCGATTGCCATGATCTCGACAGGCAGTGCGATGGCTTTTGGATTCGGTCCTATCATTGGAGGCGTCCTCAGTGAGTATTTCGGATTTAACGGGTTGTTTGCTGTCACCTGCTTGATTCTATTGGTGCTTCCCTTCTTGATGCGGTTGCTTCCAAAGGAAGAACCAAAGCCATTACAATTCGATGTTCTCGGAGCAGCATTAACGATTGTCAACGTAGGAGCATTATTGATCGCTATCATGCAACGCTCCTTATTCTGGTTGGCCGGTAGTCTTCTCTCGATTGTGGTACATCTATGGCATCTGAGAAGAGTAAAGAATGAGACATTTATCAATCCGGAACTTTTCACTAGAAAAGATTACCGGAAACTTACGGCGGTCGGCTTCTGCGTTTTGGTGTTGAACTTGGGCAATCTGTTCCTCATGCCGCTTGCCCTAGCCAATTTGAGTGGTGAGTCGGAGATCGCCATCGGGTTGATTATTGCGCCGGGGGCGTTGTTATCGGCAGTTTTAACCCGTTTTGTGGGAAGGTGGATTGACCGCTACGGAAATATCAGATTTTTGCTTATTGGTCACAGCATTTTAGCCATTGTACTGGCTGTGTTTTCTTTTGCTGTACAAGTCTCGCCTCTCGTAATTCTTTGTGGGTACTTATGTTTCTCGCCCTCGTTCTCGGCTACCCTATCTTCGTTAAATAATGAAACGACCCGCATTTTGCCGAAGCGATTAATCGGCTCGGGTATGGGATTGATGCAGCTGATTCAATTTTTTGGAGGGTCGGTCTCCGTTGCAGTATTCGGAATGATTCTAGCCATGCAAAAGAGCATCCCGCTCGGTTTGGCTTACGAGAATGTATACCGTATTTTGCTTGCGGTATGCCTGCTCTCCCTAGTCATCGTGGTATGGTACACACAAACAGCAAGCAAACCAGAGTATCAGTCTTAA
- a CDS encoding SRPBCC family protein, whose amino-acid sequence MNQNYSISFEVDQSPDEVFTAINNVRGWWSEEIEGKTDELGEFKYHYQDIHRCSIRITELVPGRQVAWHITDNYFSFVKDMSEWTDTDIVFEIAKKDDKTEVRFTHVGLTPTYECYPVCSDSWGTYINGSLRDLITKGKGQPNQNERIANKHGIENA is encoded by the coding sequence ATGAATCAAAATTACAGCATTTCCTTTGAGGTAGACCAGAGCCCCGATGAAGTCTTCACCGCCATCAACAACGTCCGCGGGTGGTGGTCAGAAGAAATCGAGGGCAAGACCGACGAACTCGGTGAATTTAAGTACCACTACCAAGACATTCACCGCTGTAGTATCAGAATCACCGAACTTGTTCCAGGGCGACAGGTTGCCTGGCACATTACAGACAACTACTTTAGCTTCGTAAAGGACATGAGCGAGTGGACGGATACCGACATTGTCTTTGAAATCGCCAAGAAGGACGACAAAACTGAAGTTCGCTTTACACACGTAGGACTTACTCCCACGTACGAATGCTACCCCGTCTGCTCGGACTCCTGGGGCACCTACATAAACGGCAGCCTGCGGGACTTGATTACCAAGGGAAAGGGCCAGCCCAACCAAAACGAGCGTATTGCCAACAAACATGGCATAGAAAACGCCTAA
- a CDS encoding winged helix-turn-helix transcriptional regulator encodes MKKRTSTVCPIVYALDIWGDPWSLVILRDVLIHNKRHYREFLASREHISTNILSARLQSLVEVGLLVKIDGESNRAQTMYRPTQKALDLFPIVFAIMHWGLKYNPNTDMSIPIMQELITNEKELEQRLLRNFDDIT; translated from the coding sequence ATGAAAAAGCGAACATCTACAGTTTGTCCAATCGTATACGCCCTCGACATTTGGGGCGATCCATGGAGTCTGGTCATACTTCGTGACGTCCTCATCCATAACAAGCGGCATTACCGCGAGTTTCTCGCTTCACGCGAGCACATCTCGACTAATATTCTAAGCGCACGGCTTCAGTCACTCGTTGAAGTAGGTCTGCTCGTCAAGATAGACGGCGAATCTAATCGCGCACAAACGATGTACCGACCAACACAAAAGGCACTTGATCTTTTCCCGATCGTGTTTGCCATCATGCACTGGGGACTTAAATACAACCCAAATACCGATATGAGTATTCCGATCATGCAAGAACTAATAACAAATGAAAAAGAGCTGGAGCAGCGCTTGTTGCGAAATTTCGACGATATTACGTAA
- a CDS encoding GTP cyclohydrolase II has protein sequence MPAVYNFDPHVISLLQDKIQLIKSDEGAIYLVGPIKLPINLNGETAQFKWYCWLHCDEVTEDFERIIAKLSSVNLAEFQQSSILVHGDFHNADHALIRFHSICHTGDIFGSKRCDCGYQLRQSLKHIAEHGHGALFYLANHEGRGIGLFSKALAYILQENGYDTVDANLQLGFADDARNYGDAIKALKALRTKPVTLITNNPRKLDALRKAGLDVEGRVQLWGDVSEYNEKYLKTKIERAGHLNEDEGCCDND, from the coding sequence ATGCCTGCCGTATATAATTTTGATCCTCATGTGATTTCGCTTCTACAAGATAAAATACAACTGATCAAATCCGATGAAGGCGCAATCTATCTTGTCGGTCCCATTAAACTCCCGATTAACTTAAATGGGGAAACCGCCCAGTTCAAGTGGTACTGCTGGCTTCATTGCGACGAAGTGACGGAAGACTTTGAGCGTATCATTGCCAAGTTATCTTCTGTTAATTTAGCCGAATTTCAGCAATCGAGCATCCTCGTCCATGGGGACTTTCATAACGCGGATCATGCCTTAATCCGATTTCATTCTATCTGTCATACCGGGGATATATTCGGCAGCAAGCGATGTGACTGCGGATATCAACTCAGACAGTCCTTGAAGCATATTGCCGAGCATGGTCATGGCGCGTTATTTTATCTGGCAAACCACGAAGGAAGAGGCATCGGACTCTTTAGTAAAGCGCTTGCCTATATTCTTCAGGAAAACGGATATGATACCGTCGATGCCAATCTTCAACTTGGTTTTGCTGATGATGCGCGTAATTATGGCGATGCAATAAAGGCTTTGAAGGCACTGCGGACTAAGCCGGTTACGCTGATCACAAACAACCCAAGAAAATTAGATGCGCTCCGAAAGGCAGGTTTGGATGTTGAGGGTCGGGTGCAGCTGTGGGGAGATGTCTCCGAATACAACGAAAAATACTTGAAGACCAAAATCGAGCGAGCCGGGCACCTAAATGAAGATGAAGGATGCTGCGATAATGACTAG
- a CDS encoding agmatine deiminase family protein, with protein MNKMIVLCTGVLLTAGILLGCTQLKAGEGQTMKQNVGIYTMPDERSQHEGTWLQWPHNFTYGKGHKENLEDIWIEMTSALSEGENVHIIAYDQYEKEYIYDLLYDEGLNMDKIDFYIVPTDDVWARDTAPIFVYDKDKNLKLMDWGFNGWGKKTPYKKDASIGNKLSKQLGMERIDLNDVVLEGGAFELDGQGTFLSTRSSVTNKNRNPKLSEADIEEVIEENLGVTNFIWLDGVPGLDITDFHIDGFAKFHDKSTLVTMKEEDLEDWGVSPKDIRTLMNAKNASGKPYQYAYLPITKNNVVLESGKDLGYKGSYINYYIGNTVVLVPNYHDSNDKIANDRIQKLYPDRKVIGIDVRELYKDGGMIHCVTQQQPVDLK; from the coding sequence ATGAATAAGATGATTGTATTGTGCACGGGGGTTTTATTAACAGCGGGGATTCTATTAGGGTGTACGCAACTGAAAGCCGGTGAGGGTCAAACCATGAAACAAAACGTAGGCATATACACAATGCCCGATGAAAGAAGCCAGCATGAAGGGACTTGGCTGCAATGGCCCCATAACTTTACCTATGGAAAGGGCCATAAAGAAAATCTAGAAGACATCTGGATCGAGATGACAAGTGCCTTAAGTGAAGGAGAAAACGTTCATATCATCGCCTACGATCAGTACGAAAAAGAATATATTTATGATCTTCTGTACGATGAGGGCCTCAACATGGACAAAATCGACTTCTATATTGTCCCTACAGACGATGTATGGGCAAGAGATACCGCGCCTATTTTTGTATATGACAAAGATAAAAATCTGAAGCTCATGGACTGGGGATTCAACGGTTGGGGCAAGAAAACACCATATAAAAAAGATGCCTCCATTGGGAACAAACTAAGCAAACAGCTAGGTATGGAACGCATCGATCTCAATGATGTCGTACTTGAAGGCGGCGCATTTGAGTTAGATGGTCAGGGTACATTTTTATCGACACGTAGTAGCGTTACGAATAAGAATCGAAATCCTAAGTTATCCGAAGCAGACATTGAGGAAGTCATAGAAGAAAATCTTGGTGTTACGAATTTTATTTGGTTAGACGGAGTGCCAGGCTTGGACATTACGGATTTCCATATCGATGGCTTTGCTAAATTTCATGATAAGTCCACGCTTGTTACCATGAAAGAAGAGGATTTGGAGGACTGGGGCGTCTCCCCTAAGGATATACGCACGTTAATGAACGCCAAGAATGCCTCTGGCAAGCCTTATCAATATGCGTATCTGCCAATAACTAAAAACAATGTCGTGCTGGAGAGCGGAAAAGATTTGGGCTACAAGGGCTCCTATATCAACTATTACATTGGAAATACCGTTGTGCTCGTGCCCAACTATCATGATTCGAATGACAAAATAGCAAACGACCGCATCCAGAAACTATACCCTGATCGTAAGGTTATCGGCATTGATGTAAGAGAATTGTACAAAGATGGTGGCATGATTCATTGCGTTACACAACAACAACCCGTTGATTTAAAGTAA
- a CDS encoding MerR family transcriptional regulator, producing the protein MYTISRFSQLCKMSARMLRHYDKEELLKPEHVDTTNGYRYYGKSQLETALRIKKLREYRFSLPEIRTILQTSDLESVTGLMHSKIRELSHEMNQYKQIIAEMQEMIDHKVDLTPGERRSYDILLGMRNEIHVLSQRVQMNIDHMDEYIDSLYEQAEKRLIHLLGTPSAIFFDEEYTPDHSDIELMIPIVQRHGEETSCDWEIKTLPQEFVATTLHIGSYDDIGYAHLALEEWIDSNCYILHGPPYETYLKGSECDCPVEEYVTQVCFPVINEARS; encoded by the coding sequence ATGTACACGATCAGCAGATTTTCTCAGCTGTGCAAAATGAGCGCACGCATGTTACGACACTACGACAAGGAAGAACTTTTAAAACCAGAACATGTAGATACTACGAACGGGTATAGATATTATGGGAAGAGTCAATTAGAGACGGCATTGCGAATCAAGAAACTGAGAGAATATCGATTCTCCCTGCCGGAAATTAGAACGATCCTTCAGACATCAGACTTGGAATCGGTTACTGGATTGATGCACTCGAAAATCCGTGAATTATCACATGAGATGAATCAATACAAACAGATTATTGCCGAAATGCAAGAGATGATCGATCACAAGGTGGATTTGACTCCGGGAGAAAGAAGATCTTATGATATCCTGCTCGGAATGAGGAACGAGATCCATGTCCTAAGTCAAAGAGTGCAGATGAATATCGATCACATGGACGAGTATATTGACTCCTTATACGAACAAGCAGAAAAGCGTCTTATTCACTTACTTGGTACTCCGTCTGCTATTTTTTTCGATGAAGAATATACCCCAGATCATAGCGATATCGAATTGATGATCCCGATCGTGCAGCGACATGGCGAAGAAACGTCATGTGATTGGGAAATCAAAACACTCCCCCAAGAGTTTGTTGCTACAACCTTGCATATTGGAAGTTATGACGATATCGGATACGCGCATCTGGCGCTGGAAGAATGGATAGACAGCAACTGTTACATCTTGCATGGACCCCCTTATGAAACCTACTTGAAAGGTTCGGAATGCGACTGCCCTGTGGAGGAGTATGTGACACAAGTCTGCTTTCCCGTCATCAACGAAGCAAGATCATAA